The Pseudomonas sp. FP2309 genome has a window encoding:
- a CDS encoding NAD(P)-dependent alcohol dehydrogenase has protein sequence MYTAIGYAAQSATTPLAPMSFERRSPRADDVAIEILYCGVCHSDIHQARNEWGIAVYPLMPGHEIVGKVTAVGASVTAHKVGDLVGVGCMVDSCRHCDACQSDLEQYCLEGPTMTYATPDRVDGSNTMGGYSDSIVVSEHFVVKIPAKLDLASAAPILCAGITTYSPLKHYGVKAGDKVGILGMGGLGHMGIKFAKAMGAQVTLFTRSASKAEEGRRQGADHVIVSTDPEQMKAAAGSFDFLLDTIPVQHDLNPYLDVLRFDGVHILVGLIEPVDPPVNAAKLVLGRKVLAGSLIGGIAETQEVLDFCAEHGITCDIEMLDIRQINEAYTRMIAGDVKYRFVIDMATLKA, from the coding sequence ATGTACACCGCCATCGGTTACGCCGCCCAGTCGGCCACCACTCCCCTCGCCCCCATGTCGTTTGAACGTCGCAGCCCGCGCGCCGATGACGTGGCCATCGAGATTCTTTACTGCGGCGTCTGCCACTCCGACATCCACCAGGCCCGCAACGAATGGGGCATCGCCGTGTACCCGCTGATGCCCGGCCACGAAATCGTCGGCAAAGTCACCGCCGTCGGTGCCAGTGTCACCGCACACAAGGTCGGCGACCTGGTGGGCGTAGGCTGCATGGTCGACTCATGCCGTCACTGCGACGCGTGCCAGTCGGACTTGGAGCAGTATTGCCTCGAAGGCCCGACCATGACCTACGCCACCCCGGACCGCGTGGATGGCAGCAACACCATGGGCGGCTACTCCGACAGCATCGTGGTCAGCGAACACTTTGTGGTGAAGATCCCGGCCAAGCTCGACCTGGCCAGCGCCGCGCCGATTCTGTGCGCCGGTATCACCACCTACTCGCCGCTCAAACACTACGGCGTGAAGGCCGGCGATAAGGTCGGGATTCTCGGCATGGGCGGCCTGGGCCATATGGGCATCAAGTTCGCCAAAGCCATGGGCGCGCAAGTGACCCTGTTCACCCGCTCCGCGAGCAAAGCCGAAGAAGGCCGTCGCCAGGGTGCCGATCATGTGATCGTGTCCACCGACCCCGAGCAGATGAAGGCCGCCGCCGGCAGCTTTGACTTCCTGCTGGACACCATCCCGGTGCAGCACGACCTGAACCCCTACCTCGACGTGCTGCGCTTTGACGGCGTGCACATCCTGGTGGGTTTGATCGAGCCGGTGGACCCGCCGGTCAACGCCGCCAAGCTGGTGCTGGGGCGTAAAGTGCTGGCCGGTTCGTTGATCGGCGGCATTGCAGAAACCCAGGAAGTCCTGGATTTCTGCGCCGAGCATGGCATTACCTGCGATATCGAAATGCTCGACATCCGCCAGATCAACGAGGCTTACACCCGCATGATCGCCGGCGATGTGAAGTACCGCTTCGTTATCGACATGGCGACCTTGAAAGCCTGA
- a CDS encoding Rho termination factor N-terminal domain-containing protein: MPRGSKAKYTPEQKRKAAHIEDSYEHKGVPAAEAEARAWATVNKQSGGGEKAGGSGRRKAPMKKAQDRSDSAKRAAASREGHPRSSRVSLGTQTKESLMKEARAKDIPGRSSMRKAELIEALKKAG; the protein is encoded by the coding sequence ATGCCTCGTGGAAGCAAAGCCAAATACACCCCCGAACAAAAGCGCAAGGCCGCGCATATCGAAGACAGTTACGAACACAAGGGCGTGCCCGCTGCCGAGGCCGAAGCCCGTGCCTGGGCCACCGTCAACAAGCAATCCGGCGGTGGCGAAAAGGCCGGTGGCTCGGGCCGGCGCAAGGCACCAATGAAAAAGGCTCAGGACCGCAGTGACTCGGCCAAACGCGCGGCGGCCAGCCGCGAGGGTCATCCTCGCAGCAGCCGAGTCTCATTGGGCACTCAGACTAAAGAAAGCCTGATGAAGGAAGCGCGCGCCAAGGATATTCCCGGGCGCTCGAGCATGCGCAAGGCTGAGTTGATTGAAGCGCTGAAAAAGGCCGGCTGA
- a CDS encoding PfkB family carbohydrate kinase: MSRLLHTGQVIVDLVMALDALPASGGDVLAHSANFEVGGGFNVMAAARRNGLPVVYLGRHGEGRFGDLARTAMQAEGIDMALAPSRGKDTGLCVSLTEATTERTFISHLGAEGELSAEDLAPIVPRADDYVYVSGYSLLLEGKAQPLLDWLLALPHSIAVVFDPGPLVKAPDSALMRRLLPRIDIWTSNGPEALAFTGASDIATALPALSRHLPANTLLVVRDGPNGCLVGRAEQIEHVPGFEVEAVDSNGAGDAHAGVFIAGLANGLKSAQAARRANAAAALAVTRWGPATCPATCEVDALVAEA; the protein is encoded by the coding sequence ATGTCTAGATTGCTGCACACGGGCCAGGTCATCGTCGACCTGGTCATGGCCCTTGATGCCTTACCCGCCAGCGGTGGCGATGTGCTGGCGCATTCGGCCAATTTTGAAGTGGGCGGCGGGTTCAATGTGATGGCCGCAGCCCGACGCAATGGCTTGCCGGTGGTTTACCTGGGGCGTCATGGCGAGGGTCGCTTCGGCGACCTGGCGCGCACTGCGATGCAGGCTGAGGGCATTGACATGGCCCTCGCGCCAAGCCGCGGCAAGGACACCGGTTTATGTGTGTCCCTGACCGAAGCCACCACCGAGCGCACGTTTATTTCCCACCTCGGTGCCGAGGGTGAACTCAGTGCCGAGGACTTGGCGCCCATAGTGCCGCGTGCGGACGACTACGTTTATGTCAGCGGCTACAGCTTGCTGCTCGAGGGCAAGGCCCAGCCGTTGCTCGACTGGTTACTGGCATTGCCGCACAGCATCGCGGTGGTATTCGATCCGGGCCCGTTGGTCAAAGCCCCGGATTCGGCCTTGATGCGCCGCTTACTGCCGCGCATCGACATCTGGACCAGCAATGGTCCGGAAGCGCTGGCGTTTACCGGTGCATCGGACATTGCCACCGCGTTGCCTGCGTTAAGCCGGCATCTGCCCGCCAACACACTGCTGGTGGTGCGCGACGGGCCGAATGGATGCCTGGTCGGGCGTGCGGAGCAGATCGAGCACGTGCCGGGTTTCGAGGTTGAGGCCGTGGACAGCAATGGCGCGGGCGATGCCCATGCGGGGGTGTTTATTGCGGGGTTGGCCAACGGCTTGAAATCTGCCCAAGCCGCACGCCGGGCGAATGCGGCGGCGGCGTTGGCGGTGACGCGTTGGGGACCGGCGACGTGCCCCGCAACCTGCGAGGTGGATGCGTTAGTAGCTGAGGCGTGA
- a CDS encoding GNAT family N-acetyltransferase, producing MTIEIRPAVPSDAAQILTFITELAEYEKARHEVIASVVDIERSLFSEGATAHGLICLRDGLPIGFAVFFFSYSTWLGSNCLYLEDLYINPEQRGGGAGKKLLRHLAKIAFDNGCGRFEWSVLDWNEPAIAFYKSIGAQPQEEWVRYRMEGDALRDFALG from the coding sequence ATGACCATCGAGATTCGCCCTGCGGTGCCCAGCGATGCTGCGCAGATTCTGACTTTCATCACCGAACTTGCCGAGTACGAAAAGGCCCGGCATGAAGTGATCGCCAGTGTGGTGGACATCGAGCGCAGCCTGTTCAGCGAAGGGGCCACCGCCCATGGCCTGATTTGCCTGCGCGACGGTTTGCCGATCGGCTTTGCGGTGTTCTTTTTCAGCTATTCGACCTGGCTTGGCAGCAACTGCCTGTACCTGGAAGACCTCTACATCAACCCTGAACAGCGCGGCGGCGGGGCGGGCAAGAAGTTGCTGCGTCACTTGGCCAAAATCGCCTTTGATAATGGTTGCGGTCGCTTCGAGTGGAGCGTGCTGGACTGGAACGAGCCAGCCATTGCCTTCTACAAATCCATCGGTGCCCAACCCCAGGAAGAGTGGGTGCGCTACCGCATGGAAGGCGACGCGTTGCGCGATTTCGCCTTGGGTTGA
- the araH gene encoding L-arabinose ABC transporter permease AraH produces the protein MTTQNNALPTARKPLDIRALLDNWAMLLAAVGIFVLCALLIDNFLSPLNMRGLGLAISTVGIAACTMLFCLASGHFDLSVGSVIACAGVVAAIVMRDTDSVMLGIGAALGMGLIVGLINGIVIAKLRVNALITTLATMQIVRGLAYIFADGKAVGVSQEQFFVFGNGQLFGVPVPILITIVCFLFFGWLLNYTTYGRNTMAIGGNPEAALLAGVNVDRTKILIFAVHGLIGALAGVILASRMTSGQPMIGQGFELTVISACVLGGVSLSGGIGMIRHVIAGVLILAIIENAMNLKNIDTFYQYVIRGSILLLAVVIDRMKQR, from the coding sequence ATGACCACTCAAAACAACGCGTTGCCCACTGCACGCAAACCCCTCGATATCCGTGCGCTGCTCGACAACTGGGCGATGCTGCTGGCGGCGGTGGGGATTTTTGTCCTGTGTGCCTTGCTGATCGATAACTTCCTCTCGCCGCTGAACATGCGCGGCCTGGGCCTGGCGATTTCCACGGTGGGCATCGCCGCGTGCACCATGCTGTTCTGCCTGGCGTCGGGGCATTTTGACTTGTCGGTGGGCTCGGTCATCGCCTGCGCCGGCGTGGTCGCGGCGATTGTGATGCGCGACACCGACAGCGTCATGCTGGGCATCGGCGCGGCGCTGGGGATGGGGCTGATCGTCGGATTGATCAACGGCATCGTCATCGCCAAGTTGCGGGTCAACGCGCTGATCACCACCCTGGCGACCATGCAGATCGTGCGCGGTCTGGCCTACATCTTTGCCGACGGCAAGGCGGTGGGCGTGTCCCAGGAGCAGTTTTTTGTCTTCGGCAACGGCCAGTTGTTCGGCGTACCGGTGCCGATCCTGATCACCATTGTGTGCTTCCTGTTCTTCGGCTGGCTGCTCAACTACACCACCTACGGGCGCAACACCATGGCCATCGGCGGCAACCCGGAAGCGGCGCTGCTGGCAGGTGTGAACGTGGACCGCACCAAGATCCTGATCTTCGCCGTGCACGGTTTGATCGGCGCACTGGCCGGGGTGATCCTTGCCTCGCGCATGACCTCGGGCCAGCCGATGATCGGCCAGGGCTTCGAGCTGACGGTGATCTCGGCGTGCGTGCTGGGTGGGGTGTCGTTGAGCGGCGGGATCGGCATGATCCGCCATGTGATTGCCGGGGTGCTGATTCTGGCGATCATCGAGAATGCGATGAACCTGAAGAACATCGACACGTTTTACCAATACGTGATCCGCGGCTCGATCCTGCTGCTGGCGGTGGTCATCGACCGTATGAAGCAACGCTGA
- a CDS encoding SDR family oxidoreductase translates to MQAQPLSLPAVPEPTYGERLKGKVVIITGAAQGIGEAIVACFQAQQARLVIADIQAEKVDRVAAHWRERGADIYAQAVDITCKVQWQTLVNTAIERFGRVDVLVNCAGVNVFCDPLQMTDEDWRRCFAIDLDGAWFGCRTVLPHMIEQGIGNIINIASTHSSHIIPGCFPYPVAKHGLLGLTRALGIEYASKGLRVNAIAPGYIETQLNVDYWNGFPDPHAERQRAFDLHPPKRIGQPIEVAMTALFLATDEAPFINATCLMIDGGRSVMYHD, encoded by the coding sequence ATGCAGGCACAACCGTTGTCACTCCCCGCCGTGCCCGAGCCCACTTACGGCGAGCGGCTCAAAGGCAAGGTGGTGATCATCACCGGCGCCGCCCAAGGCATTGGCGAGGCGATCGTCGCGTGTTTCCAGGCCCAGCAGGCGCGGTTGGTCATCGCCGATATCCAGGCTGAAAAGGTCGATCGCGTTGCCGCCCACTGGCGTGAACGTGGCGCTGACATTTACGCGCAGGCCGTCGACATCACGTGCAAAGTGCAATGGCAGACACTGGTCAATACGGCCATCGAGCGCTTCGGCCGCGTGGATGTGCTGGTCAACTGCGCGGGCGTCAACGTGTTTTGCGACCCGCTGCAAATGACCGACGAGGACTGGCGCCGTTGTTTCGCCATTGACCTCGACGGTGCCTGGTTCGGTTGCCGCACGGTGCTGCCGCACATGATCGAGCAGGGCATTGGCAACATCATCAACATCGCCTCCACCCATTCCAGTCACATCATTCCCGGCTGTTTTCCGTACCCGGTGGCCAAGCATGGTTTGCTCGGCCTCACCCGCGCCCTGGGCATCGAATATGCGTCCAAGGGCCTCCGCGTGAATGCCATCGCGCCGGGGTATATCGAAACCCAGCTCAACGTTGACTACTGGAACGGTTTTCCCGACCCGCACGCCGAGCGCCAGCGCGCCTTCGATCTGCACCCGCCCAAGCGCATCGGTCAGCCGATCGAGGTGGCGATGACGGCGCTGTTCCTGGCCACCGACGAGGCGCCTTTTATCAATGCCACTTGCCTGATGATCGATGGCGGGCGGTCTGTGATGTACCACGACTAG
- a CDS encoding MFS transporter, whose translation MQSTSPVSTKLFALFCLASFLLSLSYGSTFLLSLLIHIRGGNEHDAGSVIATAMLSTFVAVVLSGHLADAWGAARAIAGMGVLLVVACLGFALMPGFGEGLMLFGLALGLGWGVFYTLGPIIVAMLVAPQHRAKYFALLSGSMMSGIGSGPLLGRAAHALGLPLTSAFVIAALASLVGVLMFWRLGTALKRHTSAPVSKISWVACRRVLSSRAAFAIVMVSLGGCVFGGLSSFQTSYAAAHGLDYSLFFAGFVSAAITSRLLIAGYVVKRDAYVAACVLSGMMLGSILLFAFGVSGNASYLLAAVTLGVGYGLTYSVINGLVANEAPNGTTSQALLLFSLAYFVGVFGFPWLAGWIIVDFGLPALMLSVLAVATVNWLISVARLAWRRATAHKILQAG comes from the coding sequence ATGCAGTCCACGTCCCCGGTGAGCACAAAGCTGTTCGCGCTGTTTTGCCTTGCCAGCTTTCTGTTGTCGCTGTCTTACGGCTCGACCTTTCTGCTGTCGCTGTTGATTCATATACGCGGCGGCAATGAGCACGATGCCGGCAGTGTGATCGCCACTGCGATGCTCAGTACCTTTGTGGCGGTCGTGCTGTCCGGGCATTTGGCGGATGCGTGGGGCGCGGCGCGGGCGATTGCGGGGATGGGTGTATTGCTGGTGGTGGCATGCCTGGGCTTTGCATTGATGCCGGGCTTTGGCGAAGGCTTGATGTTGTTCGGGCTGGCCCTGGGCCTGGGCTGGGGCGTGTTCTACACCCTGGGACCGATCATCGTGGCCATGCTGGTAGCGCCGCAGCACCGCGCTAAATATTTTGCGCTGCTGTCGGGCAGCATGATGAGCGGCATCGGTTCCGGGCCGTTACTCGGCCGGGCGGCCCACGCGTTGGGCCTGCCCTTGACCAGCGCTTTCGTCATTGCCGCACTGGCCAGCCTGGTCGGGGTGCTGATGTTCTGGCGCCTGGGCACAGCGCTCAAACGCCACACCTCGGCACCGGTGTCGAAAATTTCCTGGGTGGCCTGCCGTCGCGTGCTGTCTTCACGGGCGGCATTTGCCATCGTCATGGTCAGCCTCGGCGGCTGCGTGTTTGGTGGGTTGTCGTCGTTCCAGACCAGCTACGCGGCAGCCCATGGGCTGGATTATTCGTTGTTTTTTGCAGGCTTCGTCAGTGCGGCGATTACCAGTCGCCTGCTGATCGCCGGTTACGTGGTCAAGCGCGATGCCTACGTGGCCGCCTGCGTGCTGTCCGGGATGATGCTGGGGTCGATCCTGCTGTTCGCCTTTGGCGTGAGTGGCAATGCCAGCTACCTGTTGGCCGCCGTGACTCTGGGCGTCGGGTATGGCCTGACGTATTCGGTGATCAACGGCCTGGTGGCCAACGAAGCACCCAACGGCACCACGTCCCAGGCATTGCTGTTGTTCAGCCTGGCGTACTTTGTGGGGGTGTTTGGCTTCCCGTGGCTGGCGGGCTGGATTATCGTCGATTTCGGTTTACCGGCGCTGATGCTGAGCGTGCTGGCCGTGGCGACCGTTAATTGGTTGATCAGCGTGGCGCGCCTGGCGTGGCGCCGGGCGACAGCACACAAAATCTTACAGGCTGGCTGA
- a CDS encoding IclR family transcriptional regulator gives MQENAHIPVKDAAPTGTQTLLRGLGVVQAVAAGARDLKEIARRIGTTRSTTHRLASCLVEERYLRVVPQVGYLLGPKLIELGFQAREELPLVTLAVPYLDQLSALTGDTIHLAIREYDDVLYLHKNPGRNGPEMRSRVGHRMPLARTGVGKAMLLDDSVQEWKRLYETSLPAGGKNLQWPQHPEQSWAQFEQRMQEYVLGGYAFDLEDNEPSIRCVAAPVRDASRRIVAGISIASTVPYMPLEKMAELIPVIKQVAARLSAELGAKA, from the coding sequence ATGCAGGAAAACGCCCACATCCCCGTCAAAGACGCTGCGCCCACCGGCACTCAGACCCTGTTGCGTGGCCTGGGCGTGGTACAGGCGGTGGCGGCCGGTGCGCGGGATCTCAAGGAGATCGCCCGGCGCATCGGCACCACCCGCAGCACCACTCACCGCCTGGCCAGTTGCCTGGTGGAGGAGCGTTACCTGCGCGTGGTGCCGCAAGTCGGTTACCTGCTGGGGCCCAAGCTGATCGAATTGGGGTTTCAGGCGCGGGAAGAATTGCCGTTGGTGACCCTGGCAGTGCCTTACCTGGACCAGTTGTCGGCGTTGACCGGTGACACCATCCACCTGGCCATCCGCGAATACGACGACGTGCTGTACCTGCACAAGAACCCCGGCCGCAATGGTCCGGAAATGCGCTCGCGGGTCGGCCATCGCATGCCGCTGGCGCGCACGGGCGTGGGCAAGGCGATGTTGCTGGATGACTCGGTGCAGGAGTGGAAGCGCCTGTACGAAACAAGCCTGCCGGCGGGGGGGAAGAACCTGCAATGGCCGCAGCACCCGGAGCAATCCTGGGCGCAGTTCGAGCAGCGCATGCAGGAATACGTGCTGGGCGGTTATGCATTCGATCTGGAAGACAACGAACCGTCGATCCGTTGCGTCGCGGCACCGGTGCGCGATGCCAGCCGGCGAATCGTCGCCGGCATCAGCATCGCCAGTACCGTGCCCTATATGCCGCTGGAGAAAATGGCCGAGCTGATCCCTGTGATCAAACAGGTCGCAGCGCGGCTGTCAGCGGAGTTGGGCGCGAAGGCCTGA
- a CDS encoding substrate-binding domain-containing protein, producing MFVKNSFKKTLGALALGLAFSGVVSAAEEVKIGFLVKQAEEPWFQTEWAFAEKAGKEHGFTVIKIAVPDGEKTLSAIDSLAANGAKGFVICPPDVSLGPAIVAKAKVNGLKVMAVDDRFVDAKGAFMEDVPYLGMAAFEVGQKQGAAMAAEAKKRGWDWKDTYAVINTFNELDTGKKRTDGSIKSLEEAGIPKDHILTAALKTLDVPGSMDATNSALVKLPSGAKNLIIGGMNDNTVLGGVRATESAGFAAANVIGIGINGTDAIGELKKANSGFFGSMLPSPHIEGYNTALMMYEWVTKGTEPPKYTAMDEVTLITRENFKEELTKIGLWK from the coding sequence ATGTTTGTCAAAAACAGCTTCAAAAAGACACTCGGTGCCCTGGCACTCGGCCTGGCGTTCAGCGGCGTGGTATCGGCTGCTGAAGAAGTCAAAATCGGCTTCCTGGTCAAACAGGCCGAAGAACCCTGGTTCCAGACCGAATGGGCGTTTGCCGAAAAAGCCGGCAAGGAACATGGCTTCACCGTGATCAAGATCGCCGTGCCCGACGGCGAGAAGACCCTCTCGGCCATCGACAGCCTGGCGGCCAACGGCGCCAAGGGCTTTGTGATCTGCCCGCCGGACGTGTCCCTGGGCCCGGCCATCGTGGCCAAGGCCAAGGTCAATGGCTTGAAGGTGATGGCGGTGGATGACCGTTTCGTCGACGCCAAGGGCGCCTTTATGGAGGACGTGCCGTACCTGGGCATGGCTGCGTTTGAAGTGGGCCAGAAGCAGGGCGCGGCCATGGCTGCCGAAGCGAAAAAACGCGGTTGGGACTGGAAGGACACCTACGCGGTGATCAACACCTTCAACGAACTCGACACCGGTAAAAAACGCACCGACGGCTCGATCAAATCCCTCGAAGAAGCCGGGATTCCCAAGGACCATATCCTCACCGCCGCGCTGAAAACCCTCGACGTGCCCGGCAGCATGGACGCCACCAACTCGGCGCTGGTCAAGCTGCCCAGCGGCGCGAAAAACCTGATCATCGGCGGCATGAACGACAACACCGTGCTCGGCGGCGTGCGCGCCACCGAAAGCGCCGGCTTTGCCGCGGCCAACGTGATCGGGATTGGCATCAACGGCACCGACGCCATCGGCGAGCTGAAAAAGGCCAACAGCGGCTTCTTCGGTTCCATGCTGCCCAGCCCGCACATCGAGGGCTACAACACCGCCCTGATGATGTACGAGTGGGTGACCAAAGGCACCGAGCCGCCCAAGTACACCGCGATGGACGAAGTGACCCTGATCACCCGCGAGAACTTCAAGGAAGAGCTGACCAAAATCGGGCTGTGGAAATGA
- a CDS encoding cytosine permease, whose amino-acid sequence MSSTSSGQSAGQLETRGIEPVPEGECNGHPLQLFWVWFAANISILGLPLGATLVAFRGLAIWQAIIVAILGAAGSFAVVGIISIAGRRGRAPSLTLSRAIFGVRGNIGPTLVSLMSRLGWETVNTTTAAFVLLSLCSILFGSPVEAKSAPVLTLIFIAIFVLLTLAVSGLGHATLLVIQKWATYVFGALNILVGGFLCATIDWSAVFNATPAPLSAMIIGVGTMAAGTGIGWANAGADMSRYQHRSVKAARLVASAAFGAGIPLVLLITLGGLLSVGNNDLASATDPIIAIRDMLPTWMAVPYLITAFGGLLLSNNLSVYSAGLTTLTLGLKVKRVHAVIVDIVAIFAGSIYFMLIADSFYGPFITFISLLAVPITAWVGIFVVDLIHRHYYSPKDLLDVSPSSAYWYRGGVEWRAFGAWAVAIVLGFCFTTIGTTAENIWFAGPLSDSWLGHNGLGWIVTFLVAGGIYAVLGGAADRRPALVESHNV is encoded by the coding sequence ATGAGCAGCACGTCTTCCGGCCAAAGCGCCGGACAATTGGAAACACGCGGCATCGAACCGGTCCCGGAAGGCGAGTGCAACGGCCATCCGTTGCAACTGTTCTGGGTGTGGTTCGCTGCCAACATCAGCATCCTCGGCTTACCGCTTGGGGCCACGCTGGTGGCGTTCCGGGGCTTGGCGATCTGGCAGGCGATTATTGTGGCGATCCTCGGCGCGGCCGGTTCCTTTGCGGTGGTGGGCATCATCTCCATCGCCGGTCGTCGTGGCCGTGCACCGAGCCTGACCTTGTCCCGTGCCATCTTCGGCGTGCGCGGCAATATTGGCCCGACACTGGTGTCGCTGATGTCGCGCCTGGGTTGGGAAACCGTCAACACCACCACGGCGGCGTTTGTGTTGCTGTCGTTGTGTTCGATTCTCTTCGGGTCGCCGGTGGAGGCGAAAAGCGCACCCGTGCTGACGCTGATTTTCATCGCCATTTTCGTGCTGCTCACCCTGGCCGTTTCCGGCCTCGGCCACGCCACCCTGCTGGTGATCCAGAAGTGGGCCACCTACGTATTCGGCGCTTTGAATATCCTGGTGGGCGGCTTCCTCTGTGCCACCATTGACTGGAGCGCGGTGTTCAACGCCACCCCCGCGCCGCTGAGCGCGATGATCATCGGCGTCGGCACCATGGCGGCCGGCACCGGTATCGGTTGGGCCAACGCCGGCGCCGATATGTCGCGCTACCAACACCGCAGCGTCAAGGCCGCGCGCCTGGTGGCCTCCGCGGCGTTTGGCGCGGGCATTCCTCTGGTACTGCTGATCACCCTCGGTGGCCTGCTGTCGGTGGGCAACAATGACCTGGCCTCGGCCACCGACCCAATCATCGCGATCCGCGACATGCTGCCGACCTGGATGGCTGTGCCGTACCTGATCACCGCATTCGGCGGCCTGCTGCTGTCGAACAACCTGTCGGTGTATTCGGCCGGTCTCACCACCTTGACCCTGGGTTTGAAGGTCAAGCGCGTGCACGCGGTGATCGTCGATATCGTGGCGATTTTTGCCGGGTCGATTTACTTCATGCTGATCGCCGACAGTTTCTACGGCCCGTTCATCACCTTCATTTCGCTGCTGGCGGTGCCGATCACCGCGTGGGTCGGGATCTTCGTGGTTGACCTGATTCATCGTCATTACTACAGCCCCAAGGACCTGCTCGACGTCAGCCCAAGCAGTGCCTACTGGTATCGCGGCGGCGTGGAATGGCGAGCCTTCGGTGCCTGGGCCGTGGCCATCGTGCTGGGCTTTTGCTTCACCACCATCGGCACCACCGCCGAAAATATCTGGTTCGCCGGGCCGCTGTCCGACTCCTGGCTGGGCCACAACGGCCTGGGCTGGATCGTCACCTTCCTGGTGGCCGGCGGGATTTATGCGGTACTGGGCGGCGCGGCCGACCGGCGGCCGGCGCTGGTAGAGAGCCACAATGTCTAG
- the araG gene encoding L-arabinose ABC transporter ATP-binding protein AraG — MTAAALRFDGIGKTFPGVKALDGICFTAHPGQVHALMGENGAGKSTLLKILGGAYIPSSGTVQIGEQTMAFKCAADSIASGVAVIHQELHLVPEMSVAENLFLGHLPTRFGVVNRGLLRKQALACLKGLADEIDPDEKLGRLSLGQRQLVEIAKALSRGAHVIAFDEPTSSLSAREIDRLMAIIARLREEGKVVLYVSHRMEEVFRICDAVTVFKDGRYVRTFDDMSTLSHDQLVTCMVGRDIQDIYDYRPREHGEVALKVNGLLGPGLREPLSFKVRKGEILGLFGLVGAGRTELLRLLSGLERASAGSLELCGAPLPLRSPRDAIAAGVLLCPEDRKKEGIIPLSSVAENINISARGAHSAFGWLLRDKWEKGNADRQIQAMKVKTPNAEQKILYLSGGNQQKAILGRWLSMPMKVLLLDEPTRGIDIGAKSEIYQIIHNLAAQGIAVIVVSSDLMEVMGISDRILVLCEGALRGEQTREHATESNLLQLALPRRVTN, encoded by the coding sequence ATGACCGCTGCGGCCCTGCGGTTTGACGGTATCGGCAAAACCTTTCCCGGGGTCAAGGCGCTGGACGGCATCTGCTTCACCGCCCACCCGGGGCAAGTGCACGCGTTGATGGGCGAGAACGGCGCCGGCAAATCGACGCTGCTGAAGATTCTGGGCGGTGCCTATATTCCCAGCAGCGGCACGGTGCAGATCGGCGAGCAGACCATGGCCTTCAAGTGCGCGGCCGACAGCATTGCCAGCGGCGTCGCGGTGATCCACCAGGAGCTGCACCTGGTGCCGGAAATGAGCGTCGCCGAAAACCTGTTTTTGGGGCATTTGCCGACGCGCTTCGGTGTGGTCAACCGGGGCCTGCTGCGCAAGCAGGCCCTGGCCTGCCTCAAGGGCCTGGCCGATGAAATCGACCCGGACGAAAAGCTCGGGCGCCTGTCCCTGGGCCAGCGCCAACTGGTGGAAATCGCCAAGGCGTTGTCCCGTGGCGCCCATGTGATTGCCTTCGACGAGCCGACCAGCAGCCTTTCGGCGCGGGAGATCGACCGCTTGATGGCGATCATTGCGCGCCTGCGCGAGGAGGGCAAAGTGGTGCTCTACGTGTCGCACCGCATGGAGGAGGTGTTCCGCATCTGCGACGCCGTCACCGTGTTCAAGGACGGCCGCTACGTGCGCACCTTTGACGACATGAGCACGCTGAGCCACGACCAGTTGGTGACCTGCATGGTCGGTCGCGACATCCAGGACATCTACGACTACCGCCCGCGCGAACACGGCGAGGTGGCGCTCAAGGTCAATGGCCTGCTGGGGCCGGGCCTGCGCGAGCCGCTCAGCTTCAAGGTGCGCAAGGGCGAGATCCTGGGCCTGTTCGGGCTGGTGGGGGCCGGGCGCACCGAGCTGTTGCGCCTGCTCAGCGGCCTGGAACGCGCCAGCGCCGGCAGCCTGGAACTGTGCGGCGCGCCGCTGCCCTTGCGCTCGCCGCGCGACGCCATCGCCGCCGGCGTGTTGCTGTGCCCCGAGGACCGCAAGAAGGAGGGCATCATTCCGCTGTCGAGCGTGGCCGAGAACATCAACATCAGTGCCCGTGGCGCCCATTCCGCGTTTGGCTGGCTGTTGCGCGACAAATGGGAGAAAGGCAACGCCGACCGGCAGATCCAGGCGATGAAGGTGAAGACGCCCAACGCCGAACAGAAAATCCTCTACCTGTCCGGCGGCAATCAGCAAAAAGCCATTCTCGGCCGCTGGCTGTCGATGCCGATGAAGGTGTTGCTGCTGGACGAGCCGACCCGAGGCATCGACATCGGCGCCAAGTCGGAGATCTACCAGATCATCCACAACCTTGCGGCCCAGGGCATTGCGGTGATCGTGGTGTCCAGCGACCTGATGGAAGTCATGGGCATTTCCGACCGCATCCTGGTGCTGTGCGAAGGCGCCCTGCGCGGCGAACAAACCCGTGAACACGCGACTGAATCCAACCTGCTGCAGCTGGCCTTGCCGCGCCGCGTGACGAACTGA